The following coding sequences lie in one Phragmites australis chromosome 8, lpPhrAust1.1, whole genome shotgun sequence genomic window:
- the LOC133927456 gene encoding delta(24)-sterol reductase-like isoform X1 has protein sequence MHQFWCPRISPTMADVQEPLVRPKRKKGLVDYLVQFRWILVIFVVLPVSALIYFNIYLGDMWSAMKSEKKRQKQHDENVQKVVKRLKQRNPKKDGLVCTARKPWIAVGMRNVDYKRARHFEVDLSAFRNILEIDKERMVAKVEPLVNMGQITRATCPMNLALAVVAELDDLTVGGLINGYGIEGSSHLYGLFSDTVVAMEVVLADGRVVRATKDNEYSDIFYGIPWSQGTLGFLVSAEIKLIPIKEYMRLTYTPVKGSLKEIAQAYADSFAPRDGDSAKVPDFVEGMIYTASEGVMMTGVYASKEEAKKKGNKINCVGWWFKPWFYQHAQTALKRGEFVEYIPTREYYHRHTRCLYWEGKLILPFGDQFWFRFLLGWLMPPKVSLLKATQGEAIRNYYHDNHVIQDMLIPLYKVGDALEFVHREMEVYPLWLCPHRLYKLPVKTMVYPEPGFEHQHRQGDTSYAQMFTDVGVYYAPGPVLRGEEFNGAEAVHRLEQWLIENHSYQPQYAVSELNEKDFWRMFDASHYEHCRHKYGAVGTFMSVYYKSKKGRKTEKEVQEAEAAILEPAYADEA, from the exons ATGCACCAGTTCTGGTGCCCAAG aatTAGCCCGACCATGGCGGACGTGCAGGAACCGCTGGTGCGCCCCAAGAGGAAGAAAGGTTTGGTGGACTACTTGGTACAGTTCCGATGGATCCTCGTGATCTTTGTGGTCCTTCCAGTTTCAGCTCTGATCTACTTCAATATCTACCTGGGCGATATGTGGTCTGCCATGAAGTCAGAGAAGAAGCGCCAGAAGCAACATGATGAGAATGTGCAAAAGGTCGTGAAGAGGCTCAAGCAGAGGAACCCAAAGAAGGATGGCCTTGTTTGCACAGCCAGGAAGCCCTGGATTGCTGTTGGCATGCGCAATGTAGACTACAAGCGTGCCAGGCATTTTGAGGTTGACCTTTCTGCCTTCAGGAACATCCTTGAGATTGACAAAGAGAGAATGGTTGCCAAGGTTGAGCCCCTTGTAAACATGGGTCAGATTACCAGAGCTACCTGCCCAATGAATCTTGCCCTTGCAGTCGTTGCTGAGCTCGATGACCTTACTGTTGGTGGGCTGATCAATGGTTATGGAATTGAAGGGAGCTCTCACCTCTATGGCCTTTTCTCTGACACAGTTGTTGCAATGGAAGTTGTTCTTGCAGATGGCCGAGTTGTTAGAGCCACTAAGGATAACGAATACTCTGACATTTTCTATGGCATTCCCTGGTCCCAGGGAACACTTGGGTTTCTTGTTTCAGCTGAGATCAAGCTCATCCCCATCAAGGAATACATGAGGCTCACATACACTCCAGTTAAAGGGAGTTTGAAGGAAATTGCGCAGGCCTATGCTGATTCTTTCGCACCAAGAGATGGTGACTCTGCAAAGGTTCCTGACTTTGTTGAAGGAATGATTTACACAGCAAGCGAGGGTGTCATGATGACTGGTGTTTACGCTTCCAAAGAAGAGGCAAAGAAGAAGGGCAACAAGATCAACTGCGTCGGGTGGTGGTTTAAGCCTTGGTTTTACCAGCATGCCCAGACAGCACTCAAGAGGGGTGAGTTTGTGGAGTACATTCCAACAAGAGAGTACTACCACCGTCACACCCGGTGCCTGTACTGGGAGGGGAAGCTGATCCTACCGTTTGGTGACCAGTTCTGGTTCAGGTTCCTGTTGGGTTGGCTGATGCCACCAAAGGTCTCTCTGCTCAAGGCCACCCAAGGTGAGGCTATCAGGAACTACTACCATGACAACCATGTGATTCAGGACATGCTGATTCCCCTGTACAAAGTTGGAGATGCTCTTGAGTTTGTACACCGGGAAATGGAG GTGTATCCACTGTGGTTGTGTCCTCACCGTCTGTACAAGCTCCCCGTGAAGACCATGGTGTACCCGGAGCCCGGGTTCGAGCACCAGCACAGGCAAGGCGACACCAGCTACGCTCAGATGTTCACGGACGTGGGCGTGTACTACGCCCCTGGCCCGGTGCTGAGGGGTGAGGAGTTCAACGGCGCGGAGGCAGTCCACAGGCTGGAGCAGTGGCTGATCGAGAACCACAGCTACCAGCCGCAGTACGCGGTGTCGGAGCTGAACGAGAAGGACTTCTGGAGGATGTTTGACGCCTCCCACTATGAGCACTGCCGGCACAAGTACGGCGCGGTGGGGACGTTCATGAGCGTGTACTACAAGTCGAAGAAGGGGAGAAAGACGGAGAAGGAGGtgcaggaggccgaggccgcCATCCTTGAGCCGGCCTACGCCGACGAGGCATAG
- the LOC133927456 gene encoding delta(24)-sterol reductase-like isoform X2, protein MADVQEPLVRPKRKKGLVDYLVQFRWILVIFVVLPVSALIYFNIYLGDMWSAMKSEKKRQKQHDENVQKVVKRLKQRNPKKDGLVCTARKPWIAVGMRNVDYKRARHFEVDLSAFRNILEIDKERMVAKVEPLVNMGQITRATCPMNLALAVVAELDDLTVGGLINGYGIEGSSHLYGLFSDTVVAMEVVLADGRVVRATKDNEYSDIFYGIPWSQGTLGFLVSAEIKLIPIKEYMRLTYTPVKGSLKEIAQAYADSFAPRDGDSAKVPDFVEGMIYTASEGVMMTGVYASKEEAKKKGNKINCVGWWFKPWFYQHAQTALKRGEFVEYIPTREYYHRHTRCLYWEGKLILPFGDQFWFRFLLGWLMPPKVSLLKATQGEAIRNYYHDNHVIQDMLIPLYKVGDALEFVHREMEVYPLWLCPHRLYKLPVKTMVYPEPGFEHQHRQGDTSYAQMFTDVGVYYAPGPVLRGEEFNGAEAVHRLEQWLIENHSYQPQYAVSELNEKDFWRMFDASHYEHCRHKYGAVGTFMSVYYKSKKGRKTEKEVQEAEAAILEPAYADEA, encoded by the exons ATGGCGGACGTGCAGGAACCGCTGGTGCGCCCCAAGAGGAAGAAAGGTTTGGTGGACTACTTGGTACAGTTCCGATGGATCCTCGTGATCTTTGTGGTCCTTCCAGTTTCAGCTCTGATCTACTTCAATATCTACCTGGGCGATATGTGGTCTGCCATGAAGTCAGAGAAGAAGCGCCAGAAGCAACATGATGAGAATGTGCAAAAGGTCGTGAAGAGGCTCAAGCAGAGGAACCCAAAGAAGGATGGCCTTGTTTGCACAGCCAGGAAGCCCTGGATTGCTGTTGGCATGCGCAATGTAGACTACAAGCGTGCCAGGCATTTTGAGGTTGACCTTTCTGCCTTCAGGAACATCCTTGAGATTGACAAAGAGAGAATGGTTGCCAAGGTTGAGCCCCTTGTAAACATGGGTCAGATTACCAGAGCTACCTGCCCAATGAATCTTGCCCTTGCAGTCGTTGCTGAGCTCGATGACCTTACTGTTGGTGGGCTGATCAATGGTTATGGAATTGAAGGGAGCTCTCACCTCTATGGCCTTTTCTCTGACACAGTTGTTGCAATGGAAGTTGTTCTTGCAGATGGCCGAGTTGTTAGAGCCACTAAGGATAACGAATACTCTGACATTTTCTATGGCATTCCCTGGTCCCAGGGAACACTTGGGTTTCTTGTTTCAGCTGAGATCAAGCTCATCCCCATCAAGGAATACATGAGGCTCACATACACTCCAGTTAAAGGGAGTTTGAAGGAAATTGCGCAGGCCTATGCTGATTCTTTCGCACCAAGAGATGGTGACTCTGCAAAGGTTCCTGACTTTGTTGAAGGAATGATTTACACAGCAAGCGAGGGTGTCATGATGACTGGTGTTTACGCTTCCAAAGAAGAGGCAAAGAAGAAGGGCAACAAGATCAACTGCGTCGGGTGGTGGTTTAAGCCTTGGTTTTACCAGCATGCCCAGACAGCACTCAAGAGGGGTGAGTTTGTGGAGTACATTCCAACAAGAGAGTACTACCACCGTCACACCCGGTGCCTGTACTGGGAGGGGAAGCTGATCCTACCGTTTGGTGACCAGTTCTGGTTCAGGTTCCTGTTGGGTTGGCTGATGCCACCAAAGGTCTCTCTGCTCAAGGCCACCCAAGGTGAGGCTATCAGGAACTACTACCATGACAACCATGTGATTCAGGACATGCTGATTCCCCTGTACAAAGTTGGAGATGCTCTTGAGTTTGTACACCGGGAAATGGAG GTGTATCCACTGTGGTTGTGTCCTCACCGTCTGTACAAGCTCCCCGTGAAGACCATGGTGTACCCGGAGCCCGGGTTCGAGCACCAGCACAGGCAAGGCGACACCAGCTACGCTCAGATGTTCACGGACGTGGGCGTGTACTACGCCCCTGGCCCGGTGCTGAGGGGTGAGGAGTTCAACGGCGCGGAGGCAGTCCACAGGCTGGAGCAGTGGCTGATCGAGAACCACAGCTACCAGCCGCAGTACGCGGTGTCGGAGCTGAACGAGAAGGACTTCTGGAGGATGTTTGACGCCTCCCACTATGAGCACTGCCGGCACAAGTACGGCGCGGTGGGGACGTTCATGAGCGTGTACTACAAGTCGAAGAAGGGGAGAAAGACGGAGAAGGAGGtgcaggaggccgaggccgcCATCCTTGAGCCGGCCTACGCCGACGAGGCATAG